A portion of the Hoplias malabaricus isolate fHopMal1 chromosome 1, fHopMal1.hap1, whole genome shotgun sequence genome contains these proteins:
- the ezh2 gene encoding histone-lysine N-methyltransferase EZH2 — MGLTGKKLEKGPVCWRKRVKSVYMRLRQLKRFRRADEVKSIFNSNRQKILERTDILNQEWKLRRIQPVHIMTPVSSLRGTRECTVDSGFAEFSKQVIPLKTLNAVASVPVMYSWSPLQQNFMVEDETVLHNIPYMGDEILDHDGTFIEELIKNYDGKVHGDRECGFINDEIFVELVNALNQYSDNEEDDDEEDQHDYKLEKMDVCDGKDDHDGKDQLLNSDSRGSDCSKKFPSDKIFEAISSMFPDKGSPEELKEKYKELTEQQLPGALPPECTPNIDGPNAKSVQREQSLHSFHTLFCRRCFKYDCFLHPFHATPNTYKRKNMENMVDSKPCGIDCYMYLVQDGMVRDYSANMAERVKTPLKRTAGRRRGRVPNSRPSTPTVNNETKDTDSDREGGTDSNDCIDKDDDDKKDETTSSSEANSRCQTPVKLKLSSEPPENVDWSGAEASLFRVLIGTYYDNFCAIARLIGTKTCRQVYEFRVKESSIIARAPAEDEDTPPRKKKRKHRLWATHCRKIQLKKDGSSNHVYNYQPCDHPRQPCDSSCPCVTAQNFCEKFCQCSSECQNRFPGCRCKAQCNTKQCPCYLAVRECDPDLCLTCGAADHWDSKNVSCKNCSIQRGAKKHLLLAPSDVAGWGIFIKEPVQKNEFISEYCGEIISQDEADRRGKVYDKYMCSFLFNLNNDFVVDATRKGNKIRFANHSVNPNCYAKVMMVNGDHRIGIFAKRAIQTGEELFFDYRYSQADALKYVGIEREMEIP, encoded by the exons ATGGGCTTGactgggaagaaactggagaaaGGCCCAGTTTGCTGGAGGAAGAGGGTGAAGTCTGTGTATATGCGGCTCCGGCAGCTGAAGCGCTTCAGGAGAGCAGATGAGGTGAAG AGCATTTTTAACTCCAACAGACAGAAGATCCTAGAGCGTACTGATATTCTGAATCAGGAGTGGAAACTGCGTCGGATTCAACCCGTGCACATCATGACTCCAGTGAGCTCTTTACGAGGAACAAGAGAG TGCACAGTTGACAGTGGATTTGCAGAGTTCTCCAAACAAGTCATTCCTCTGAAAACCCTGAATGCTGTGGCGTCTGTGCCTGTGATGTATTCTTGGTCCCCACTCCAACAAAATTTTATG GTGGAAGACGAGACAGTTTTGCACAACATCCCTTACATGGGGGATGAAATTCTAGACCATGATGGCACCTTTATTGAAGAACTCATTAAGAACTATGATGGAAAAGTCCATGGAGATAGAG AGTGTGGCTTCATAAACGACGAGATCTTTGTGGAATTGGTAAATGCACTCAACCAGTACAGTGACAATGAAGAAGACGATGATGAAGAGGATCAACACGACTACAAACTGGAAAAGATGGATGTCTGTGATGGGAAGGATGACCATGATGGGAAGGACCAACTTCTCAACTCTGACA GTCGAGGCAGTGACTGCTCGAAAAAGTTTCCCTCTGATAAAATCTTTGAAGCCATCTCCTCTATGTTTCCTGATAAAGGTTCACCAGAAGAACTCAAAGAAAA GTATAAAGAGCTGACTGAGCAGCAGCTCCCTGGCGCTCTGCCCCCTGAGTGCACCCCCAACATTGACGGTCCAAACGCAAAATCGGTTCAGAGAGAGCAGAGTCTGCACTCATTCCACACACTCTTCTGCAGACGCTGCTTCAAATACGACTGCTTCCTGCACC CTTTCCATGCGACTCCAAACACATATAAACGAAAGAACATGGAGAACATGGTGGATAGCAAGCCATGTGGCATTGACTGCTACATGTACCTGGTTCAG GATGGGATGGTGAGGGATTATTCGGCAAATATGGCCGAACGAGTAAAGACTCCTCTGAAGCGTACAGCCGGCAGGCGGAGGGGCAGGGTCCCTAACAGCCGGCCTAGCACCCCCACGGTCAACAACGAGACCAAGGACACGGACAGTGACCGGGAGGGAGGCACAGACAGCAACGACTGCATCGacaaagatgatgatgacaagAAGGATGAGACCACCAGCTCCTCAG AGGCGAACTCCCGCTGTCAGACTCCAGTAAAGCTGAAGCTGAGCTCTGAGCCTCCGGAGAATGTGGACTGGAGTGGAGCAGAGGCGTCTCTCTTCAGGGTCCTCATTGGCACTTACTATGACAACTTCTGTGCCATTGCTCGCCTCATTGGCACCAAGACCTGCAGACAG GTTTATGAATTCAGGGTAAAAGAATCCAGTATTATTGCACGTGCTCCTGCAGAAGATGAAGACACACCTCcaagaaagaagaagagaaaacaCAG GTTGTGGGCAACTCACTGTCGGAAAATTCAGCTAAAGAAAG ATGGCTCGTCCAATCATGTGTACAACTATCAGCCATGTGATCATCCGAGGCAGCCATGCGACAGCTCATGCCCCTGTGTCACAGCTCAAAACTTCTGTGAGAAATTCTGCCAGTGCAGCTCTGAGT gtcagaaCCGGTTCCCTGGTTGCCGCTGTAAGGCTCAGTGTAACACTAAGCAGTGTCCGTGTTACCTGGCTGTCCGAGAGTGTGACCCAGACTTGTGTCTCACCTGTGGGGCTGCGGATCACTGGGACAGCAAAAACGTCTCCTGCAAAAACTGCAGCATCCAGAGAGGAGCCAAGAAG CACTTACTTTTGGCACCGTCAGACGTAGCAGGATGGGGCATTTTCATTAAAGAGCCAGTTCAGAAGAACGAGTTCATCTCCGAATACTGTGGAGAG ATAATCTCCCAGGATGAGGCTGATCGCAGAGGCAAGGTCTATGACAAATACATGTGCAGTTTCTTGTTTAATCTGAACAACG ATTTTGTAGTTGATGCGACAAGGAAAGGCAACAAGATAAGGTTTGCCAACCACTCTGTGAACCCTAACTGCTATGCAAAAG TTATGATGGTTAATGGGGATCACAGAATAGGCATTTTTGCCAAGAGAGCCATACAAACTGGGGAGGAGCTTTTCTTTGACTACAG ATACAGTCAAGCAGACGCTCTCAAGTACGTGGGCATTGAGCGTGAAATGGAAATTCCATGA